A portion of the Ostreibacterium oceani genome contains these proteins:
- the sdhC gene encoding succinate dehydrogenase, cytochrome b556 subunit — MSTDNRPTSPHLQVYRWRITMLSSILHRATGLYMCLGLVVLVLHLATIAMGGSSHFSASGFLMNAFWFVWCLCIYFHLCNGLRYLGWDLGYGFSIKCAEKSALMALVGAVVLTVLTWLFRLF; from the coding sequence ATGTCTACTGACAATCGTCCAACGTCGCCGCATTTGCAAGTTTATCGCTGGCGTATCACCATGCTTAGTTCAATATTACACCGTGCAACGGGGCTATATATGTGTTTGGGGCTGGTTGTTTTGGTTTTGCACCTAGCGACAATAGCCATGGGGGGTAGCAGCCATTTTTCGGCGAGCGGATTTTTGATGAATGCTTTTTGGTTTGTTTGGTGTTTGTGCATTTATTTCCATCTATGTAATGGATTACGCTATCTTGGCTGGGATTTAGGGTATGGTTTTTCGATTAAATGCGCGGAAAAATCGGCATTAATGGCGCTGGTTGGTGCGGTGGTTTTGACCGTGTTGACTTGGTTATTCCGTTTATTTTAG